The Euphorbia lathyris chromosome 3, ddEupLath1.1, whole genome shotgun sequence genome contains a region encoding:
- the LOC136221794 gene encoding ATP synthase subunit 9, mitochondrial, whose translation MLEGAKLIGAGAATIALAGAAIGIGNVFSSLIHSVARNPSLAKQLFGYAILGFALTEAIAMFALMMALLILFVF comes from the coding sequence ATGTTAGAAGGAGCAAAATTAATCGGTGCGGGAGCGGCTACAATAGCTTTAGCGGGAGCAGCAATCGGTATTGGAAACGTCTTCAGTTCTTTAATCCATTCCGTAGCCCGTAATCCATCCTTAGCCAAACAATTATTTGGCTATGCCATTTTAGGCTTTGCTCTAACCGAGGCTATTGCCATGTTTGCGCTAATGATGGCCCTTTTAATCTTATTCGTATTCTAA